Below is a genomic region from Citrobacter telavivensis.
TCACGGAGCAGGGGACATGGCTGACTGAGAAGCTGTTTGGAGTTATCATTTACATCGTTTTGGGTTTTATGGCGCTCGATTACCGTCGGGCGCGCAGTCGGCAGGCGCGGTTAATCGCGTTCCCGCTGGCACTGGTGGTGCTGTACATCATCATTAAACTCGCCACCACAAAAATACCGTTACTGGGGTAAGTCATGAGGTCGTTAGCTGATTTCGAATTTAATAAAGCTCCATTGTGTGATGGGATGATCCTGGCATCGGAATCGATCCGTCTGGATTTTCCTTCGCAAACTGTCTATGACGAGCTGGAACGTCTGGTCAGCCAGGCGCAAGAAGAAATTAGCCAGCTTTTGTCTCAGGATGAGCAACTGGAAAAATTGCTGGCACTTTTCTACGGCGAGTGGGGTTTTACTGACACCCGCGGCGTTTACCGTTTGTCCGACGCATTATGGCTTGACCAGGTACTGAAGAACCGCCAGGGCAGCGCGGTGTCTCTGGGGGCGATCTTATTGTGGATCGCCAACCGGTTGTCATTGCCGCTGGTCCCGGTGATTTTCCCGACGCAGCTTATTTTGCGTATTGAGTCGCTGGAAGGCGAAATGTGGCTCATCAACCCGTTCAATGGTGAAACGTTGAATGAGCATACGCTGGAAGTATGGCTGAAGGGGAATATCAGTCCGGTCGCAGAGTTATTTAACGAAGACCTGGATGAAGCGGATAACGCAGAAGTCATTCGCAAGCTGCTGGACACGTTGAAATCTTCTCTAATGGAAGAACAACAGATGGAACTGGCGCTGCGTGCGAGTGAAGCGTTACTGCAATTTAACCCGGAAGATCCGTACGAAATACGTGACCGGGGCTTAATTTATGCGCAACTGGAATGTGAACATGTCGCGCTGACCGATTTAAGCTATTTCGTTGAGCAGTGTCCGGAAGACCCGATCAGCGAAATGATTCGTGCGCAGATTAATAACATCTCGCACAAGCAAATTGTCCTGCATTAATTTATCGACATTCTTACTCATCATTAAGGCGATCCTATGAAACAAAAAGTGGTTAGCATTGGCGACATCAAGGTAGCAAACGATCTACCGTTCGTGCTGTTTGGTGGTATGAACGTGCTGGAATCGCGCGATCTGGCGATGCGCATTTGTGAGCACTACGTGACCGTTACCCAGAAACTGGGTATCCCTTACGTGTTCAAGGCCTCTTTTGATAAAGCCAACCGTTCTTCTATCCACTCCTACCGTGGACCGGGCCTGGAAGAAGGGATGAAAATCTTCCAGGAACTGAAGCAGACCTTTGGCGTGAAAGTGATCACCGACGTTCATGAAGCCAGCCAGGCGCAGCCTGTTGCTGACGTTGTGGATGTGATTCAGTTACCGGCGTTCCTCGCGCGTCAGACCGATTTGGTGGAAGCGATGGCGAAAACCGGCGCAGTCATCAACGTGAAGAAACCGCAGTTCGTGAGCCCGGGTCAGATGGGTAACATCGTGGATAAATTCCATGAAGGCGGTAACGATAAGGTGATCCTGTGTGACCGAGGGGCAAACTTTGGTTATGACAACCTGGTCGTTGATATGCTGGGCTTCAGCGTGATGAAGAAAGTCTCCGGTAACAGCCCGGTCATTTTCGATGTGACCCACGCGTTGCAGTGCCGCGACCCCTTCGGTGCAGCCTCTGGCGGTCGTCGCGGTCAGGTGACTGAGCTGGCGCGTGCGGGTATGGCGGTCGGTCTGGCCGGTCTGTTCATCGAAGCGCACCCGGATCCGGCCAACGCGAAATGCGACGGTCCGTCCGCGCTGCCGCTGGCGAAGCTGGAACAGTTCCTTGTGCAGATGAAAGCGGTTGACGATCTGGTGAAAAGCTTTGACGAGCTGGATACCGAGAACTAAGTCTCGCAGAAACAGAAAACCCCGCCGCAGCGGGGTTTTTTTTGCCTGCAAGGTCAGGCAAATATCGTCATCAGATAGGCGATAAACAGTGCCAGATGCGCCGCACCGTTCAGCACGTTGGTGCGTCCCGTTGAGAACGAGATATGGCACAGCACCAGCGACGCCACCATCACGACCATTTCCGGCGCGCCTAAGCCGAACACCAGGTCATTCCCCGTTGCCCATGCAATCAGCGTCACCACCGGTACCGTCAGGGAGATGGTTGCCAACACCGAACCAAAGAACAGGTTCATTGCTCTCTGTACCTGATTATTCAACACGGCTTTCAGCGCCCCAAGCCCTTCCGGGGAGAGGATCAGCAGTGCGACAAGGAAGCCGGTAAAGGCGACCGGGGCGTTCAGCTCAGTCAGCAGCGTCTCCAGCGGGTTCGCGTTCATCTTGGTGACGGCAATCACCGCAATCAGATGAATCACCAGCCAGACGGCATGCCACAAATTGCTGTGCGCTGAGGGCTTACCGTGATGCGGGTCGTCGTCGTCGCTGTCATCTTCATGCTCATAGACAAACAGGCTCTGGTGCGTTTTGGTTTGAATGAGCAGGAACACGCCGTACATCGCGGCAGAAATTAAAGCGACCAACAGCGCCTGGCTGGTGGTGAAATTCGCGCCCGGCAGCGCCATTGGAAATACCAGCACGATAATCGCCAGCGGAAACAGGGCAATAAGATACTGCTTAATACCGAACAGGTTCATATACTGCGTTGCGAATTTACGCCCGCCCAGTAACAGTGAAAAACCCACCAGACCACCGGTCACAATCATGATGATGGAATAAAGCGTGTCGCGCATCAGCTTGGGTGCCGCATCGCCGGTCGCCATCAGGGCTGAGATCAAGCTAACTTCGAGAATGACCACTGACAGACTCAGAATGAGTGAGCCATAGGGTTCGCCGAGGCGGTGGGCCAGTACGTCGGCGTGACGAACAACGCTAAAGGCGCTGCTTAAAATACCAATCAGGGCAAGAAGGTTAATTCCGATCACCGCTGGTAGTGAATGGCTGTTTCCCCAAAGGAATAGCACTACCAGCGCCACAACCGGGAAAATAAGCGATGTCTCCTTATGGCGGGTTTTCACCGCCTCTTGTGCATGTGTCATTAATGCTCTCCATCTCTGCAGGTCGATTTTAGTTATAAATGTAATAAAGCGTGTAAAAAATAACAGAAAACGCAGGCTTTCTGGTGATATTTTACGAAATTTTACGGCATTCCCGCATTTCACCTTTAAAACGACAGAAAGAGAAACTCTTGCTTTTTGAATGTTTAAATAACAACACCTTATGATGGTCGTAGGGTTAATAAACCTTTTTACAGTGGCAGCGGCGTCCAGGGTTGACCACACTTTAGGTTTAGCCAAAAAGCGGAGTCAATGATGCCTTATCATGCGAAAAAAGATCTACCAGACAGTGTACAGCACGTCTTACCCGCCCATGCCCAGGCTATCTACAAGGAGGCGTTCAATAGCGCCTGGGAGCAGTATAAGGACAACGCCTCTCGCCGTGATGATGCCAGTCGGGAAGAGACCGCGCATAAAGTCGCGTGGGCGGCAGTGAAAAAAGAGTATGCCAAAGGTGAAGATGATAAGTGGCATAAGAAAACCTAACCACTTAACTTATAAGGTTTAACGCTACAGCCCCCGTGAACGCATGGGCGAATCGTGCTACCCGCAACCGTTGCAGCCTTGCAAGCGGCCCGTGAATTGCATATTGTCGTGATATTGGTTTCAAAATGAGCAGTTAAAATGCCCGGAAGGCGTCAAAAAGTTGTCGCAGGGAAGTATGCAGTGGCGGAGGTGTAAGGTGTTAACGCGTGATTTCTTGATGAATGCCGATTGTAAGACGGCATTTGGTGCTATTGAAGAATCACTCTTATGGTCAGCAGAACAACGTGCGGCGTCCCTTGCGGCGACGCTGGCTTGTCGACCAGATGATGGACCGGTGTGGATCTTCGGTTATGGATCGTTGATGTGGAACCCGGCGCTAGAATTTGATGAGTCATGCACCGGTACGCTGGTGGGATGGCATCGGGCATTTTGCCTGCGTCTTACGGCAGGGCGCGGAACCGCGTGCCAGCCGGGGCGAATGCTTGCACTGAAAGAGGGCGGGCGCACCACTGGCGTGGCCTATCGTCTCCCGGATGCTTCGCTTGAGCAGGAGTTAACCTTGCTGTGGAAGCGAGAAATGATCACCGGTTGCTATCTGCCAACCTGGTGCCAACTGGCGCTGGACGACGGGCGAACGGTGAATGCGCTGGTGTTCATTATGGACCCGCGCCATCCGCTGTATGAGTCGGACACGCGTGCGCAAATTATCGCCCCGCTGATTGCTGCCGCCAGTGGGCCGCTTGGCACCAACGCGCAGTACCTGTTTTCGCTCGAACAGGAGTTGCAGAAACTGGGAATGCAGGATGAATGTCTTAACGACCTGGTGACTAACGTTCGGGGGTTGTTAGGTGAATCTCTGCCGGAAGGTGTTTTGCGCCCGGGTTTCGCGTGAGGCTTATATAAACCCGGTAGGCACAGGCGCTACCGGGCAATTCGCGTATCAGGCGGCGATATAACTGATGGAATGTTCAAGCGACTGGCTATGGCTGTCGATCAATACATTCCAGACGCCGGTATACGGTACGGTCAACCACGCGTTATCACGATTTTGCACGCTTAATATGTCGGTCTGCGCGTCTTTAACGTGATTCTTCTCGCTCATCAGATGAATGTGGCAACACTCAGAACAGCGTACGACCACAGTATCCCCACCAAATAACTTCAAACTTGCCTTTACTAATGCCATTTCTCACCCCGTATTGAAAACAACGTACTTCCCTTAGGAAGTGCTGCGTGATGTTGTTCACATTTTACCCATGAGGCATAACACCAAAGAGTTAGGCTTCGGATGCTGATTTTGATCAAAAAATGGCATAACGATTAAACAATAGTGACAAAATGCCTGAGAAAAGCGTGATCGGGCGCACTTACTTTTGGTAAAGATACGCCCCAATAAGATTAAATTCGGAAATTACCGGCTGTTTCAGCAAGCTCACCTGAAAAGAGTGATTAGAACGTCAGAACTTTGTCGGCGGCCAGCGTCCACTGCGCCAGTTCTACCAGCGTGCCGACTTCCACGCCGTCAATCAGCGGCAGCGCCGTGATCCCGCGTCCGTCTGTGCAGGTCTTGCACAGTTTGACCGGGACATTCTGGGCGGTGAGAATCTCCAGCATCTGCTGAATGTTATAACCTTCTGCGGGCTTCTGACCGCGTAAACCCGCCGTGACGGCATCCGACATCAGAAACAGTCGCAGGTCGAGATCGCCCGCCTGTTCACGTAACGCGATCGCCAGTCTCAGGCTGTTGAATAACGATTCGCTACCGTATGCCGCACCGTTGGCAATGATCACTATCTTTTGCATGTTGACTCCTGTAAGCAGGGAGGTTTGATTTGTCAGCCCGTTATGTTACCGCGCAAGCGGAGTGTTACCAATGAAAGTCTGACGAAAAGGAATACCAGGCAAGAGTAAGGATATTCCTGAAAGTGTGAGAAAGTCTGCAAAACATCCCTGAGTCAGGTAAGCTTTTAACGAGTTAAGTTAACTGAACTGTGTAAGAAGCCATCGTCGATTTGAGCCGTTTTGTATCGCATCCCGTCCCTCTCTGGTTACTCTTGCTGCTGGCAGGCGGTACGGCCAGTGCACAATCCTCCTTTATGCAACAGGCCGAAAATCCCTTTGACAATAATCAGGACGGGCTGCCCGATCTGGGGATGGCGCCCGACTCGCATGAAGGCGAAAAACATTTCGCCGAGATGGCGAAAGCCTTTGGCGAGGCGAGCATGATCGACAACGGTCTTGACACCGGTGAGCAGGCAAAACAGTTTGCCTTTGGCCAGGTGCGCGACGCGGTGAGTGAGCAGGTGAATCAACACCTGGAATCCTGGCTGTCGCCGTGGGGCAGGGCCAGCGTCGACGTACAGGTCGATAACGAAGGCAATTTCAACGGCAGTCGCGGAAGCTGGCTCGTTCCCTGGCAGGATAACTCGCGCTACCTCACCTGGAGTCAACTGGGGCTTACCCAGCAGGATGACGGACTGGTGAGTAATGTGGGTATCGGCCAGCGCTGGGCGCGCGACGGTTGGCTGCTCGGCTATAACACCTTCTACGATAATCTGCTGGATGAAAACCTTCAGCGCGGTGGACTGGGTGCCGAAGCGTGGGGGGAATACCTGCGACTTTCGGCCAATTATTACCAGCCGTTTGCCTCATGGCGCGCCCATACGCCGACGCTGGAGCAACGAATGGCGCGCGGTTACGACGTCACGGCTGAAATGCGAATGCCGTTCTACGAATTTCTCAACACCCGCGTCAGCGTGGAGCAATATTTTGGCGACAGTGTGGATCTGTTCGATTCAGGAACGGGCTATCACAACCCGGTGGCGGTGAAGTTGGGGCTGAACTACACTCCGGTTCCGCTGGTGACCGTAACCGCTCAGCACAAGCAGGGAGAGAGCGGCCTCAGCCAGAACAACCTCGGACTGAACCTGAATTACCGCTTCGGCGTGCCGTTGAAAAAACAGTTGGCGGCAAGCGAAGTGGCGGAAAGTCAGTCGCTGCGCGGAAGCCGCTATGACAATCCGCAGCGCAACAACCTGCCGACGATGGAGTATCGTCAGCGTAAAACCCTGAGCGTATTTCTGGCGACCCCGCCGTGGGATCTGCATGCGGGCGAAACGGTACCGCTAAAATTACAGGTACGCAGTCTGCATGGCATTCGCCATATCACCTGGCAGGGGGATATGCAGGCGCTGAGTCTGACGGCGGGCGCAAACGCAGAAAGTGCTGAGGGCTGGACGGTCATTATGCCGGCCTGGGACAGCAGTGAAGGCGCGAGTAACCGCTGGCGACTGTCGGTGGTGGTGGAAGATGAGAAGGGGCAGCGTGTCTCTTCCAATGAGATCACGCTCGCGCTAACTGAACCGTTTATGACAATGCCAGAGGACGATCCGCGCTGGAGGTTGCTCCCGGAGGAGTAATCAGAAGATGCGTTCCTGATGCACCCACACTGCCGCTTCGACGCGTGATTTGAGCTTCATTTTCTTCAGCATATGCTTCACGTGGACTTTCACCGTGCTTTCGGTGATATCCAGACGGCGGGCAATCATTTTGTTCGGCAGGCCCTGGGCGATAAGCTTCAGAATGTCGCGCTCACGTGGGGTCAGTTGCGTGACGTCGCGATCGGAGGTGGCTCGGTTGGCGCGCAGGCTGGCAGCCAGTACCGGCGTTAACGCTTCGCTTAATACCATCTCTCCGGCAGCGGCCTGCTGTAACGACTTAAGCAAGTCTTCCGGTTCCATGTCTTTCAACAGATAACCGTCAGCGCCGCGCTTGAGCGCCGTCACGACATCCTCTTCATGATTCGACACGCTGAACACCACAATTCGACCGGACAGCGCCTTCTCACGCAGTTTGTCGAGGGTTTCCAGCCCGTTCATCCCCGGCATGTTCAGGTCGAGCAGGATCAGATCCGGGTCAAGCGATTCGGCCAGTTCGATACCCTGCTCGCCGTTACTGGCTTCACCGACCACGGTAATATCGGGTGCCATGCTGACAAGCTGTTTGACGCCTGTCCGCAGCATCGGATGATCGTCGATGAGCAGGATAGTTGCCGGTTCCTGATTATTCATGGGTATCTCCTTGAACTTCTGTGAAGTATTTTTCGGGAATAAAGGTGACAGCGACTTCAGTACCGCCCGTCTCGCGACGGCGTACCTGGCAATCTCCGCGCAGGCTCTGCGCCCGGTCGCGCATGATGATCATGCCATAGTGGTTACTGCGTTCGGCATTCTCAGGAACGCCGCAGCCGTTGTCTTGTACAGTCAATTTAACCTGCTTGCCCTTTAGCGCTACGTTGACTATCACTTCATCAGCGTGAGAGTGCTTAAGCGCATTGCTTAAGGCTTCGCGGGCAATTTGCAGTAGATGAATCGCCTGATGCGAAGGCACCAGACGCGGTGGTAGCTGATAATCCAGTTTCACCGTAAAGCCAAAACGGGCGCTGTATTCCTGACAACTGGCTTCCAGCGCCGGGCGCAGACCGGGCTCGGTCAACTGTAAGCGGAACGTGGTCAACAGTTCGCGCAGTTGCGCCCATGAAGCGTTCAGTTCGTTGCGGATCTGGCTCAGCAGGTCGCGGCTACTGTCCGGCAACGTCTCTCCCTGCATTTGCAGGCAACTGACCTGCATCTTCATACAGGACAGTGATTGTGCAATAGAATCATGCAGTTCGCGCGCAATGGTTGCACGCTCTTCCATGACAATCAACTGCTGCTGGCGTTCCTGATTGCGATCCAGCGCCAGCGTTGCGGTGAGTTGTTCCACGACGGTATCCACCAGTTGTTGCTGATCGTGACTCAGGTGACGCCCCTGCGGCAGGGTCGCCAGTAAAATGCCGTATTGGGTGTGGGTGTCCGTTAAGCGCCATTTCAGCGTCATTCCCCCTTCAATTTGCGGCAGCGCGTCGCGCGGGCAGAGATGGCACCCCTTATCATCACAGCTGATATCGGACTGGCAGGTAAATTCCTGATGGTTATCTTCGTCTTCCTGGTCATACACCCGCAGTTCGATGTCATGCATTTGGGTCAGGTTTTGCAGACCGTTCAGCACCGGGGAGAGCCGTTCGCAAAGCGGTACCGGTGAATGCAGACGACGGTTCGCCTGCCAGAGAAAAGAGAGGATCTGGTTTTTCTGCTCCAGCCCGGCGGTTTTTTCCCTGACGCGCTGTTCGAGCACCGAATAGCTTTCCGCCAGTTCGTCTGACATGTTATTAAGCGCATCGCCGAGCATCGCCATCTCATTGCGCCCGCCGATCTGCGCGCGCTGAGTGAAGTCGCGCTGGCTGACGGCACGGGCCATCGACAGCAGTTGTTTCCACGGCTGAAGCAGACGCGCCCGCAACCAGATAATGGTAAAGACCAGCAGCAGCGCCATGAAAATCGCCATCACCCGGTGCACCATTACCACGCGTTCGATGCGCATTTCGGTGATGTGATCAAACGCGGAGACGAGCCTGTCAAGACCGGTGACGAACTGGCTGACGTCGGCGGCGACGGCCTCTCTGCTGCTGGCCTGTTGCAGGCCAGGAGACAGTTCGCGATGCCAGTAATCCTGGAGTGCACGCAGTTGCGCCTGCTGGCCGTCGCGTTCTGCCGCACGGGTTAGTTCCGGGCTGAACGCCGTCTGTTCCATCTCATTAAGCAGTTTCTGGTCGTCAGCGTTCAACGGCACCGCCGCGAGCAGGCGATAGCTTTGCATCCGCAGTGAGCCCGCTTTATTGATGGCGTGCGCGCTGCCCTGTACGCCCTGGACTAGCCAGCCAGAGACAGCCATACCCGCCACGCCAATGGCGGTAGAGAGCATCACAATGAGCGCCACCTGGTTAACCAGCGTGAGCGGAGAGAGACAACGTTTTAGCATAAAACCTTCTTCCTTCAGGCCTCCGGACAGCGAATGTGGAAACCTTAATGAATGACGAGACTGCCGGTCAGAATTGGGCAGTGGCGTTATTCTCGACCATCCCCTGGAGTATACCCATACCTAAAACGAGTTACCTCTTAATTGCCGCGATCGGAGAGGATTTGAGGAAGGGGGTACCTGCGGCGGGCAGCACTGTGAAAAACCACGTATTTCTTGTCGAATTATTCTACTCACTTAGGGTGATCATGATTTTTTTGCTGTGATATCGACAACTTTTCCTTTGATTTATATCAACTTACCTTGCGCTGTAAACCCTAATGTTGCAGGCATCGAATCGAGTATCAGAGGTGTCTATGAGTCACTCATCCGCCCCGGAAAGGGCATCTGGAGCTGTAATCACAGAATGGCGGCCGGAAGACCCGGCGTTCTGGGCGCAGCGAGGTCAACGTATCGCCAGTCGCAACCTGTGGATTTCCGTCCCTTGTCTGCTGCTGGCGTTTTGCGTCTGGATGTTGTTCAGCGCTGTTGCGGTGAATCTGCCGAAAGTCGGCTTCAACTTTACGACTGATCAGCTGTTTATGCTGACGGCATTACCGTCGGTCTCCGGCGCGTTGTTACGTGTGCCTTACTCTTTCATGGTACCGGTCTTTGGCGGCCGTCGCTGGACCGCGTTCAGTACCGGGATCCTGATTATTCCGTGCGTCTGGTTAGGGTTTGCGGTGCAGGATACTTCCACACCGTTCAGCACCTTCATTTTGATCTCTTTGCTTTGCGGTTTTGCCGGCGCGAACTTTGCCTCCAGTATGGCGAACATCAGCTTCTTCTTTCCGAAACAGAAGCAGGGCGGTGCGCTGGGGCTGAACGGCGGTTTGGGGAATATGGGCGTCAGCGTCATGCAACTGGTTGCGCCGCTGGTGGTCTCTCTGTCGATATTCGCCATCTTTGGCAGCCACGGGGTTGAACAACCGGACGGTTCACAGCTATATCTGGCGAATGCCGCGTGGGTCTGGGTACCGTTTCTCGCTCTCTTTACGCTGGCGGCCTGGTTCGGCATGAACGAACTGGCGACGTCGAAGGCGTCACTGAAAGAACAACTGCCGGTCCTCAAACGTGGTCACCTGTGGATCATGAGCCTGCTCTATCTGGCGACTTTCGGCTCGTTCATCGGGTTTTCCGCAGGCTTTGCGATGCTGTCAAAAACGCAATTCCCGGAGATTCAGATCCTGCACTATGCATTTTTTGGTCCCTTTGTCGGCGCGCTGGCGCGTTCGGCGGGCGGGGCTATCTCTGACCGTTTAGGCGGGACGCGCGTCACGCTGGTGAACTTCGTGCTGATGGCCATTTTCAGCGGCCTGCTGTTCCTGACGTTACCGACCAACGGGACCGGCGGCAGTTTCATCGCCTTCTTCGTGGTCTTCCTTGCGCTATTTATGACGGCAGGGCTGGGCAGTGGTTCCACCTTCCAGATGATCTCCGTTATCTTCCGTAAGCTGACGATGGATCGCGTGAAGGCGGAAGGCGGCTCTGAAGAGAAAGCGATGCGCGAAGCGGCGACCGATACGGCGGCAGCGTTAGGCTTTATCTCAGCGATTGGGGCCATTGGCGGCTTCTTTATCCCGAAAGCATTTGGCACCTCGCTGGCCTTAACCGGCTCGCCGGTTGGCGCGATGAAAGTCTTCCTGATCTTCTATATCGCCTGTGTGGTTATCACCTGGTTGGTATACGGACGGCATTCGAAAAAATAAAAAGAGCAGTCATGTATTACTCACTTGCGCGGCGTTAGACCGCGCTTTTTTTGTATCTTATTTAGTTACAACATACTTTTGGTTTGTTGTTCGCACCGTTCTGCCACCCCCTCAGCCGGAGGGTGTCTCCAGGGGGCATACCCCTTAATACCCACTTGTAAAGAATTAAACACTCGCCGAATGCGT
It encodes:
- a CDS encoding tetratricopeptide repeat-containing protein; this translates as MRSLADFEFNKAPLCDGMILASESIRLDFPSQTVYDELERLVSQAQEEISQLLSQDEQLEKLLALFYGEWGFTDTRGVYRLSDALWLDQVLKNRQGSAVSLGAILLWIANRLSLPLVPVIFPTQLILRIESLEGEMWLINPFNGETLNEHTLEVWLKGNISPVAELFNEDLDEADNAEVIRKLLDTLKSSLMEEQQMELALRASEALLQFNPEDPYEIRDRGLIYAQLECEHVALTDLSYFVEQCPEDPISEMIRAQINNISHKQIVLH
- the kdsA gene encoding 3-deoxy-8-phosphooctulonate synthase — protein: MKQKVVSIGDIKVANDLPFVLFGGMNVLESRDLAMRICEHYVTVTQKLGIPYVFKASFDKANRSSIHSYRGPGLEEGMKIFQELKQTFGVKVITDVHEASQAQPVADVVDVIQLPAFLARQTDLVEAMAKTGAVINVKKPQFVSPGQMGNIVDKFHEGGNDKVILCDRGANFGYDNLVVDMLGFSVMKKVSGNSPVIFDVTHALQCRDPFGAASGGRRGQVTELARAGMAVGLAGLFIEAHPDPANAKCDGPSALPLAKLEQFLVQMKAVDDLVKSFDELDTEN
- the chaA gene encoding sodium-potassium/proton antiporter ChaA; the protein is MTHAQEAVKTRHKETSLIFPVVALVVLFLWGNSHSLPAVIGINLLALIGILSSAFSVVRHADVLAHRLGEPYGSLILSLSVVILEVSLISALMATGDAAPKLMRDTLYSIIMIVTGGLVGFSLLLGGRKFATQYMNLFGIKQYLIALFPLAIIVLVFPMALPGANFTTSQALLVALISAAMYGVFLLIQTKTHQSLFVYEHEDDSDDDDPHHGKPSAHSNLWHAVWLVIHLIAVIAVTKMNANPLETLLTELNAPVAFTGFLVALLILSPEGLGALKAVLNNQVQRAMNLFFGSVLATISLTVPVVTLIAWATGNDLVFGLGAPEMVVMVASLVLCHISFSTGRTNVLNGAAHLALFIAYLMTIFA
- the chaB gene encoding putative cation transport regulator ChaB → MPYHAKKDLPDSVQHVLPAHAQAIYKEAFNSAWEQYKDNASRRDDASREETAHKVAWAAVKKEYAKGEDDKWHKKT
- a CDS encoding gamma-glutamylcyclotransferase; its protein translation is MLTRDFLMNADCKTAFGAIEESLLWSAEQRAASLAATLACRPDDGPVWIFGYGSLMWNPALEFDESCTGTLVGWHRAFCLRLTAGRGTACQPGRMLALKEGGRTTGVAYRLPDASLEQELTLLWKREMITGCYLPTWCQLALDDGRTVNALVFIMDPRHPLYESDTRAQIIAPLIAAASGPLGTNAQYLFSLEQELQKLGMQDECLNDLVTNVRGLLGESLPEGVLRPGFA
- a CDS encoding DUF1883 domain-containing protein → MALVKASLKLFGGDTVVVRCSECCHIHLMSEKNHVKDAQTDILSVQNRDNAWLTVPYTGVWNVLIDSHSQSLEHSISYIAA
- a CDS encoding YchO/YchP family invasin, which produces MSRFVSHPVPLWLLLLLAGGTASAQSSFMQQAENPFDNNQDGLPDLGMAPDSHEGEKHFAEMAKAFGEASMIDNGLDTGEQAKQFAFGQVRDAVSEQVNQHLESWLSPWGRASVDVQVDNEGNFNGSRGSWLVPWQDNSRYLTWSQLGLTQQDDGLVSNVGIGQRWARDGWLLGYNTFYDNLLDENLQRGGLGAEAWGEYLRLSANYYQPFASWRAHTPTLEQRMARGYDVTAEMRMPFYEFLNTRVSVEQYFGDSVDLFDSGTGYHNPVAVKLGLNYTPVPLVTVTAQHKQGESGLSQNNLGLNLNYRFGVPLKKQLAASEVAESQSLRGSRYDNPQRNNLPTMEYRQRKTLSVFLATPPWDLHAGETVPLKLQVRSLHGIRHITWQGDMQALSLTAGANAESAEGWTVIMPAWDSSEGASNRWRLSVVVEDEKGQRVSSNEITLALTEPFMTMPEDDPRWRLLPEE
- the narL gene encoding two-component system response regulator NarL, with the translated sequence MNNQEPATILLIDDHPMLRTGVKQLVSMAPDITVVGEASNGEQGIELAESLDPDLILLDLNMPGMNGLETLDKLREKALSGRIVVFSVSNHEEDVVTALKRGADGYLLKDMEPEDLLKSLQQAAAGEMVLSEALTPVLAASLRANRATSDRDVTQLTPRERDILKLIAQGLPNKMIARRLDITESTVKVHVKHMLKKMKLKSRVEAAVWVHQERIF
- the narX gene encoding nitrate/nitrite two-component system sensor histidine kinase NarX, whose translation is MLKRCLSPLTLVNQVALIVMLSTAIGVAGMAVSGWLVQGVQGSAHAINKAGSLRMQSYRLLAAVPLNADDQKLLNEMEQTAFSPELTRAAERDGQQAQLRALQDYWHRELSPGLQQASSREAVAADVSQFVTGLDRLVSAFDHITEMRIERVVMVHRVMAIFMALLLVFTIIWLRARLLQPWKQLLSMARAVSQRDFTQRAQIGGRNEMAMLGDALNNMSDELAESYSVLEQRVREKTAGLEQKNQILSFLWQANRRLHSPVPLCERLSPVLNGLQNLTQMHDIELRVYDQEDEDNHQEFTCQSDISCDDKGCHLCPRDALPQIEGGMTLKWRLTDTHTQYGILLATLPQGRHLSHDQQQLVDTVVEQLTATLALDRNQERQQQLIVMEERATIARELHDSIAQSLSCMKMQVSCLQMQGETLPDSSRDLLSQIRNELNASWAQLRELLTTFRLQLTEPGLRPALEASCQEYSARFGFTVKLDYQLPPRLVPSHQAIHLLQIAREALSNALKHSHADEVIVNVALKGKQVKLTVQDNGCGVPENAERSNHYGMIIMRDRAQSLRGDCQVRRRETGGTEVAVTFIPEKYFTEVQGDTHE
- a CDS encoding NarK family nitrate/nitrite MFS transporter: MSHSSAPERASGAVITEWRPEDPAFWAQRGQRIASRNLWISVPCLLLAFCVWMLFSAVAVNLPKVGFNFTTDQLFMLTALPSVSGALLRVPYSFMVPVFGGRRWTAFSTGILIIPCVWLGFAVQDTSTPFSTFILISLLCGFAGANFASSMANISFFFPKQKQGGALGLNGGLGNMGVSVMQLVAPLVVSLSIFAIFGSHGVEQPDGSQLYLANAAWVWVPFLALFTLAAWFGMNELATSKASLKEQLPVLKRGHLWIMSLLYLATFGSFIGFSAGFAMLSKTQFPEIQILHYAFFGPFVGALARSAGGAISDRLGGTRVTLVNFVLMAIFSGLLFLTLPTNGTGGSFIAFFVVFLALFMTAGLGSGSTFQMISVIFRKLTMDRVKAEGGSEEKAMREAATDTAAALGFISAIGAIGGFFIPKAFGTSLALTGSPVGAMKVFLIFYIACVVITWLVYGRHSKK